Proteins found in one Opitutaceae bacterium genomic segment:
- the sppA gene encoding signal peptide peptidase SppA: MRNFLTSLLGTLAGLVLFFGAAGLCVILFFAALAASKHTQATSTVEKGSYLVFNLDVNISDAPAPFGSAEVIESLRTGESGVRTLQTRDVVRALEQASKDPAIAGLYLEGSLQPMGYGTGIATLREVRQAIASFEKSGKPVIGYLESTDFRDYYLVSAASQVWLDPYTDISLKGLSSMPLFYSGTLEKLGVGVQVTRVGKFKSAVEPFVRTQMSPEAREQLQVMLDDLWTHLKTDIATSRGIDPTVIQKLADDVGLVSADLAVAQKLATRKLYQDEVLQELKTRTGRTGSKESYKRADLAGYIKRLPAEASAVTPGPRIDRTDARIAIVYAEGAIVDGSGAPDEVGGDRYADELRRLREDVNVKAIVLRVNSPGGSAIASEHIQRELRLAKKAKPVVVSMGSYAASGGYWISAYGDRIFAEKTTITGSIGVFGLFFNFEKLSQTIGLSVDGVKTARRADMLTASRPKTDEELAVFQTTVDFIYDEFVSKVAEGRGLTPAKVREIGEGRVWTGSDALKLGLVDEIGTLGMAVEWAARKAGVQGAPRIEEYPRKRGFEDFLAEALAGMGQADARSQSVFESWIQKLKSEVRSLGSYNDPRGVYARLPVQIGLQ, from the coding sequence ATGCGGAATTTTCTGACTTCGCTTCTCGGGACGCTGGCAGGCCTCGTGCTGTTCTTCGGTGCGGCGGGACTCTGTGTGATCCTGTTTTTTGCAGCGCTTGCGGCAAGCAAACACACCCAAGCAACGTCCACTGTAGAGAAAGGATCCTACTTGGTGTTCAATCTCGATGTGAACATAAGCGATGCCCCCGCCCCGTTTGGCAGCGCCGAGGTGATAGAATCCTTAAGAACCGGCGAAAGTGGTGTCCGCACGCTTCAGACGCGCGACGTTGTGCGGGCGTTGGAACAAGCATCCAAAGACCCCGCTATCGCAGGCCTCTACCTCGAAGGATCCCTGCAGCCAATGGGGTATGGCACGGGCATAGCCACCCTGCGCGAGGTCAGGCAGGCGATCGCTTCGTTTGAGAAATCTGGCAAACCCGTTATTGGCTACTTGGAAAGCACAGATTTTCGTGACTATTACCTAGTCTCAGCTGCCTCCCAGGTCTGGCTCGATCCTTACACGGATATCTCGCTGAAGGGCTTGTCCAGCATGCCCCTCTTCTACTCGGGAACGCTCGAAAAGCTCGGTGTAGGGGTGCAGGTCACGCGGGTGGGAAAGTTCAAATCGGCGGTGGAACCGTTCGTTCGCACGCAGATGAGCCCCGAGGCCCGGGAGCAGCTACAGGTCATGCTGGACGACCTATGGACCCACTTGAAGACAGACATCGCCACTTCGCGTGGCATCGATCCCACGGTAATCCAAAAGCTTGCCGACGACGTTGGGCTTGTCAGCGCGGACCTCGCCGTGGCCCAGAAGCTGGCCACCAGGAAACTTTATCAAGATGAAGTGTTGCAAGAGCTGAAGACGCGCACGGGTCGCACCGGCTCCAAGGAATCCTACAAGCGCGCCGATTTGGCAGGCTACATCAAACGCCTACCGGCAGAGGCATCTGCCGTGACACCGGGACCGCGGATTGACCGCACCGATGCCCGCATCGCAATAGTCTACGCCGAAGGAGCAATCGTGGATGGGTCCGGGGCACCCGACGAAGTGGGAGGCGACCGGTACGCGGACGAGCTAAGGCGCCTTAGGGAGGATGTGAACGTCAAGGCCATCGTCCTCAGGGTAAACTCGCCCGGCGGGTCTGCGATCGCATCCGAACATATCCAGCGCGAGCTGCGTCTGGCGAAGAAGGCGAAACCAGTCGTGGTGTCGATGGGGTCCTACGCCGCATCCGGTGGCTATTGGATCTCCGCGTATGGGGATCGGATCTTTGCCGAGAAAACGACGATCACGGGTTCCATCGGGGTCTTCGGCCTTTTCTTCAATTTTGAAAAACTCAGCCAGACGATCGGTCTCTCGGTCGACGGAGTTAAAACGGCGAGGCGCGCCGACATGCTGACGGCGAGCAGGCCCAAGACGGATGAAGAACTCGCCGTCTTCCAGACCACGGTCGACTTCATCTACGACGAGTTCGTTTCGAAAGTGGCCGAGGGCAGGGGGCTGACGCCGGCAAAGGTGCGTGAAATCGGCGAAGGTCGGGTTTGGACAGGTTCGGATGCCCTCAAGCTGGGACTTGTCGATGAGATCGGTACACTGGGCATGGCCGTGGAGTGGGCGGCCAGAAAAGCGGGAGTGCAGGGAGCCCCGCGCATCGAGGAGTATCCCCGCAAACGTGGGTTTGAGGACTTTCTGGCGGAAGCACTGGCCGGAATGGGCCAGGCGGACGCGAGAAGCCAATCTGTATTCGAATCATGGATACAGAAGCTCAAGTCCGAGGTTCGCTCCCTCGGGAGCTACAACGATCCCCGTGGGGTCTACGCCCGCCTCCCCGTTCAAATCGGTTTGCAATAG
- a CDS encoding helicase C-terminal domain-containing protein has translation MLRPLRGLLGWDLMIGLNESPGRPPAPPPVAPALSRRLFSDGGWLADGLSLEHRPQQETMALAVARSMANDEPLLFEAGTGTGKSLAYLLPGIIHAVSQQRQLIVSTHTISLQEQLDRNDLPLCRQVFKSRPELSEFADFRSTVLVGKANYLCTTRLATALRDKQELFATAEHAELMRIASWAETTKEGLRHELNPPVAGDVWDMVNADSAQCSRKYCDCERCFYQRAKGRLRQAHVVIVNHSLLFSFLNAAFASEEGAARGVLFPDDFVVLDEAHTVPEVATEHFGLRLTSYGVDRMLKHLYNPRTRRGLLQKIGSVASRAKVEEALEAARHFFAFLHEKWLTKQAIVRIRGVDAAEPWLEGPLLSLHEELRTLADQLDEGSIRDELLDQAARVNACRLTLRNFLSLADEDSVYWLERTGRRQMIIALRSAPIDIAPRLREELLSRNTSVVFTSATLALAGSMTPFQKRIGAEGVRHGIVASPFDCERNMRIFVAADVPLPSLQEARLAHDILADYIRFCTDRVLGGSLVLFTSYQDMRQIATELAPHYAGAGRPFLLQGENASRTELARLMREKGNAILFGTDSFWTGVDVPGDALAQVVITRLPFDVPSHPVLEARSDWIRNQGGQPFQELTLPEALIKFRQGVGRLLRHTADRGVITLLDSRLLVKSYGQLFFNSLPVPAFMRMTRENREEVFSPFPPRNR, from the coding sequence GTGTTGCGCCCACTGCGCGGTTTGCTTGGCTGGGACCTCATGATCGGATTGAACGAGTCTCCAGGCCGACCTCCGGCGCCGCCTCCGGTTGCCCCGGCGTTGTCGCGGCGACTCTTTTCCGACGGCGGGTGGCTCGCGGATGGGCTCTCGCTCGAGCATCGCCCCCAACAGGAAACGATGGCGCTGGCTGTGGCCCGATCGATGGCCAATGATGAACCGCTCCTATTTGAAGCCGGCACGGGAACAGGAAAATCGCTTGCCTACCTGTTGCCGGGGATCATCCACGCTGTCAGTCAGCAGCGACAACTGATTGTCTCGACGCACACAATTTCCCTTCAGGAGCAACTCGACCGCAATGACCTGCCCCTCTGTCGTCAGGTCTTCAAGTCGCGACCGGAGCTTTCGGAGTTCGCGGACTTTCGCAGCACCGTGCTTGTGGGAAAGGCAAACTACCTTTGCACAACCAGGCTTGCGACCGCTCTCCGGGACAAGCAGGAGCTTTTCGCCACGGCAGAACACGCGGAGCTGATGCGGATCGCCTCGTGGGCTGAGACCACCAAGGAGGGGCTGCGGCACGAGTTGAATCCTCCTGTTGCTGGCGACGTGTGGGACATGGTGAATGCGGATTCAGCTCAGTGCAGCCGCAAGTATTGCGATTGCGAACGCTGCTTCTACCAACGTGCCAAAGGCCGCCTGCGCCAGGCTCATGTTGTCATCGTCAACCATTCGCTTCTTTTCTCCTTTCTCAATGCAGCCTTCGCGTCCGAGGAAGGTGCGGCGCGCGGCGTCCTTTTCCCGGATGATTTCGTCGTCCTGGACGAGGCGCACACCGTGCCGGAAGTAGCCACGGAGCACTTCGGGCTGCGCCTGACCAGCTATGGCGTTGATCGGATGCTCAAGCATCTGTACAATCCACGAACCCGGCGCGGGTTGCTGCAGAAGATCGGCAGCGTGGCCAGCCGTGCCAAGGTCGAGGAGGCGCTTGAGGCTGCACGGCACTTCTTCGCTTTCCTTCATGAGAAATGGCTGACGAAGCAGGCGATTGTGCGAATTCGTGGCGTGGATGCAGCGGAACCGTGGCTCGAAGGCCCCCTCCTTTCGCTTCACGAGGAACTGCGAACGCTCGCGGACCAGCTTGACGAAGGCAGCATTCGCGACGAACTCCTCGACCAGGCGGCACGCGTAAATGCCTGCCGGCTCACCCTCCGAAATTTCCTCTCACTCGCCGACGAGGACTCGGTGTACTGGCTCGAGCGCACGGGACGAAGGCAGATGATCATCGCCCTCCGCAGTGCGCCGATCGACATCGCCCCGCGCCTGCGGGAGGAGTTGCTGAGTCGCAACACGTCCGTGGTCTTCACGAGCGCCACGCTTGCGCTCGCCGGTTCCATGACGCCGTTTCAGAAGCGCATCGGCGCCGAGGGCGTCAGACACGGCATCGTCGCCTCACCGTTCGACTGCGAACGCAATATGCGCATTTTTGTCGCCGCCGATGTTCCTCTTCCCTCGCTGCAGGAAGCCAGGCTGGCGCATGACATTCTTGCTGACTACATCCGCTTCTGTACCGACCGTGTTTTAGGCGGGTCCCTGGTGCTGTTCACGAGCTACCAGGACATGCGCCAGATCGCAACAGAGCTGGCACCCCACTACGCCGGTGCGGGACGACCCTTTCTTCTCCAGGGAGAGAATGCATCACGCACGGAGCTTGCCCGGCTTATGCGCGAGAAAGGAAATGCGATTCTTTTTGGAACCGACAGTTTCTGGACAGGCGTGGACGTCCCCGGCGATGCTCTCGCACAAGTCGTGATCACGCGTCTGCCCTTCGATGTTCCCAGCCACCCGGTGCTGGAGGCCAGGTCCGACTGGATCAGAAACCAGGGGGGGCAGCCGTTTCAGGAACTGACGCTACCGGAGGCTCTGATCAAGTTTCGCCAAGGCGTCGGTCGCCTGCTCCGCCACACGGCGGATCGTGGGGTCATCACGTTGCTCGACTCACGCCTGCTTGTGAAAAGCTACGGTCAGCTGTTCTTTAACAGCCTTCCCGTGCCGGCCTTCATGCGGATGACTCGGGAAAACCGGGAGGAAGTCTTTTCGCCATTCCCACCGCGAAATCGCTGA
- a CDS encoding iron-sulfur cluster assembly protein: MELHPLTRSVKATVIPAGSEMELPVGTIVHVVQALGGSVTVRTDAGLFRINAADASAIQGYAPAVGGDQPAGPAEFSEQAVWDALRTCFDPEIPINIVDLGLIYDLNAEPAQGGGNRVEVKMTLTAPGCGMGPVIAEDARQKIQSLPDVTEAKVYIVWDPVWTPQMISPEGRKKLGLE; this comes from the coding sequence ATGGAACTTCATCCTCTCACGCGATCCGTCAAGGCCACTGTCATACCCGCAGGAAGCGAGATGGAACTTCCGGTCGGCACCATTGTGCATGTGGTGCAGGCGCTGGGCGGAAGCGTGACCGTGCGAACCGATGCAGGCCTGTTCCGAATCAATGCCGCCGATGCCAGTGCAATCCAGGGCTACGCTCCGGCAGTCGGGGGCGATCAGCCGGCCGGTCCTGCAGAGTTCAGCGAGCAGGCGGTGTGGGATGCACTCCGTACGTGTTTCGATCCTGAGATTCCGATCAATATCGTGGACCTTGGCCTCATCTACGACTTGAACGCCGAGCCGGCCCAGGGCGGTGGAAACCGGGTGGAGGTGAAGATGACCCTCACCGCACCGGGCTGCGGAATGGGCCCGGTGATTGCCGAGGACGCCCGCCAGAAGATTCAATCACTGCCCGACGTTACCGAGGCAAAGGTGTACATCGTGTGGGACCCGGTCTGGACACCGCAGATGATTTCGCCCGAGGGACGCAAGAAGCTCGGCCTGGAGTGA